Proteins from a genomic interval of Symmachiella macrocystis:
- the ilvB gene encoding biosynthetic-type acetolactate synthase large subunit, translating to MSLAEERPQTRSTPINGADILVDALIRQGVEVVFAYPGGASMPIHQALTTRADELRTILPRHEQGGAFAAEGYARSTGQVGVCVATSGPGATNLVTGLADAKLDSCPIIAITGQVPWSVIGTDAFQETPIVEVCRAITKHHYLVTDIADLPRVVKEAFHVATTGRPGPVLIDIPKNVQNTTLDEEPDYDPPMHLPGYRPEIRNIAPEQIKQVLAAIRRSKKPILYVGGGTIHSGASEQLKVFAERTGIPVTMTLMGLSAFPGTHEQSMHMLGMHGTEYANYAVADADLLLAFGVRFDDRVTGKLEEFAKHGKIVHVEIDPSEIHKNKEAHIPINADLNATLIALNDAMTDDDIPDISVWQKQCADWKKNHPLRYKDAGDFILPQYAIEELWRQTHEDDAYIAVGVGQHQMWSAQYYKFDRPRRWLSSSGLGSMGFGLPAAMGVQAAHPGKTVVDIDGDGSFQMNIQELATLHCENLPVKILLLNNQHLGMVMQWEDRFHSGNRAHTYLGPVHHPEATGKGETERVDDSYPNFVKIAEGYGVASRQVRSKKEFPEALAEMLAAEGPYLLDVLCPYQEHVLPMIPTGHSVDGMITE from the coding sequence GTGTCCCTCGCAGAAGAACGCCCCCAGACCCGCAGTACTCCCATCAATGGAGCGGACATTCTTGTCGACGCGTTGATTCGCCAGGGAGTAGAAGTGGTCTTCGCGTATCCCGGCGGGGCCAGCATGCCGATTCACCAAGCACTCACCACGCGGGCTGATGAGCTGCGGACAATTTTACCCCGACACGAACAAGGGGGAGCATTCGCAGCCGAAGGGTACGCCCGTAGCACCGGACAGGTGGGGGTTTGCGTCGCCACCAGCGGTCCCGGAGCCACGAATCTGGTCACCGGACTGGCCGATGCCAAGCTCGATAGCTGCCCGATCATCGCCATCACGGGACAGGTCCCCTGGTCGGTGATTGGTACCGATGCATTTCAGGAAACCCCCATCGTCGAAGTTTGCCGCGCGATTACCAAACACCACTACTTGGTGACCGATATCGCCGATCTGCCGCGGGTCGTCAAAGAGGCATTTCATGTCGCCACGACCGGTCGGCCGGGACCGGTGTTGATCGACATTCCTAAGAATGTCCAAAACACCACGCTGGACGAAGAGCCCGATTACGATCCGCCCATGCATCTGCCCGGCTATCGTCCGGAAATCCGCAATATCGCTCCGGAACAAATCAAGCAGGTTCTCGCCGCCATTCGTCGTTCCAAAAAACCGATTCTGTATGTCGGCGGCGGCACCATTCATTCGGGCGCTTCTGAACAACTCAAAGTCTTCGCCGAACGGACCGGCATTCCAGTCACGATGACGCTCATGGGGCTCAGCGCGTTTCCCGGCACGCACGAACAATCGATGCATATGCTGGGGATGCACGGTACCGAATACGCCAACTATGCCGTTGCCGATGCCGACCTGTTATTGGCATTCGGTGTTCGTTTCGACGACCGCGTGACGGGAAAACTGGAAGAGTTTGCCAAACACGGCAAAATCGTTCACGTCGAAATCGATCCGTCGGAAATTCACAAAAACAAAGAAGCGCATATCCCGATCAATGCGGACCTCAACGCCACGTTGATCGCCCTGAATGATGCGATGACCGACGACGACATTCCTGATATTTCCGTCTGGCAAAAGCAGTGTGCGGATTGGAAGAAAAACCATCCATTGCGTTATAAAGACGCCGGCGATTTCATCCTGCCACAATACGCCATCGAAGAACTGTGGCGGCAGACGCATGAAGATGATGCCTATATCGCGGTCGGAGTTGGACAGCACCAGATGTGGTCGGCACAATACTACAAGTTCGATCGCCCACGGCGCTGGTTGAGTAGCTCGGGACTGGGGTCGATGGGATTCGGATTGCCGGCGGCGATGGGCGTGCAAGCGGCACATCCCGGCAAGACTGTCGTCGACATCGATGGCGACGGCTCGTTCCAAATGAACATCCAGGAACTGGCGACGTTGCACTGCGAGAACCTGCCGGTGAAGATCTTGTTGCTCAACAATCAGCACCTGGGAATGGTGATGCAGTGGGAAGATCGGTTCCATTCCGGCAACCGCGCACATACATATCTCGGCCCGGTGCATCATCCCGAAGCGACCGGTAAGGGAGAAACCGAACGGGTCGACGACTCGTATCCCAACTTTGTCAAAATCGCCGAAGGTTACGGCGTCGCCAGCCGCCAAGTCCGCAGCAAAAAAGAATTCCCCGAAGCACTCGCCGAAATGCTAGCTGCTGAAGGCCCTTATTTGCTCGACGTGCTGTGTCCCTACCAGGAACATGTGCTGCCGATGATTCCCACAGGCCATTCTGTTGATGGCATGATCACCGAATGA
- a CDS encoding alpha/beta hydrolase has translation MTNNDTTPVKPPRRRPWWRSHWLMPVRIYLVLLVMLAVFQRSLIYHPRKVDDILPVDSGFADSQVHEVTVTADDGTALHGWFHPAGAQSCVSHAEYSEQLQSDRPVVIVFCGNAGHRGNRDDVLRLFSALGVDTLIFDYRGYGDNDGSPSESAILADSRAIWRHVTDEQQVAPERMIIFGESLGGGVATQLAAHACRSGEVPRALVLQATFSSLVDAAGYHYPWLPVRWLLLDRFDSQAVVPEVNCPLLHLHGTADEVVPFVLGQRLFARAPQASHTGVPKQFVELPDIGHNNIDRTEFSEYGRAISGFLKQISP, from the coding sequence ATGACAAACAACGACACAACGCCGGTCAAGCCGCCGCGTCGGCGACCTTGGTGGCGGTCCCACTGGCTGATGCCGGTCCGTATCTATCTGGTGCTCCTTGTCATGTTAGCCGTTTTTCAAAGATCGCTGATCTACCATCCCCGAAAAGTAGACGACATTCTTCCCGTCGACAGCGGGTTTGCAGACTCGCAAGTGCATGAAGTCACCGTCACGGCCGATGACGGAACGGCACTGCATGGCTGGTTTCATCCCGCCGGTGCTCAGAGCTGTGTTAGCCACGCCGAATATTCCGAACAGCTACAAAGCGATCGGCCGGTGGTGATTGTGTTTTGTGGAAACGCAGGGCATCGCGGGAATCGTGACGATGTGCTGCGGCTGTTTTCAGCGCTGGGTGTTGACACGCTGATTTTCGATTATCGTGGTTACGGCGACAACGATGGTTCGCCGAGTGAATCTGCGATCTTGGCCGATTCCCGTGCCATTTGGCGGCATGTGACCGATGAGCAACAAGTTGCGCCGGAGCGGATGATCATATTCGGGGAATCGTTGGGCGGGGGCGTTGCGACGCAACTGGCCGCCCATGCATGTCGTAGCGGCGAGGTACCGCGGGCGTTGGTGTTGCAAGCTACGTTTTCTTCATTGGTGGATGCGGCTGGATACCACTATCCCTGGTTGCCGGTGCGCTGGTTGTTGTTGGATCGTTTCGATTCGCAGGCGGTGGTTCCCGAGGTCAATTGTCCCCTATTGCATTTGCACGGGACGGCCGATGAGGTCGTTCCCTTTGTGTTGGGACAACGGCTGTTTGCGCGAGCGCCGCAAGCCTCACACACCGGAGTGCCTAAGCAATTCGTGGAACTTCCAGATATCGGGCACAACAATATCGACCGCACCGAATTTTCAGAATATGGTCGTGCAATCTCCGGTTTTTTAAAGCAAATTTCGCCGTAG
- a CDS encoding Gfo/Idh/MocA family protein gives MTDANTADTSRRNFLKNTGRVAAASTLVAGMSPRAFASEDNTIQVALVGCGGRGTGAAANALSVKNGPIKLVAMADVFEDRQSDSYNGLAAKFSDQPNKVDVPEERRFIGFEAYKQAMDCLKPGDVVILATPPAFRWVQFTYAIEKGLNVFMEKPVTVDGPTSRKMFALGEESAKRNLKVGVGLMCRHCDARAELHERIQQGEIGEILELRAYRMAGPTGSAAVGPKPADANELEYQIRNFHAFLWASGGAFSDFLIHNIDECCWMKNAFPIEAKASGGRQYRGNDVDQNFDSYSVEYTFEDGTKLMLNGRTIPGCHHEFASYAHGTKGAAVISTASHSPAKCRIYKGWNLDEKNLVWAYPQPEKSPYQLEWDHLIDAIRNDKPYNEVQRGVEASLVTSMGRMAAHTGKIITRDQILNGDHEFAPVVDQLALGGEAPLVADSNGKYPIPLPGLLRREY, from the coding sequence ATGACCGATGCCAATACCGCCGATACTTCGCGGCGAAACTTTTTGAAAAACACAGGCCGCGTTGCAGCTGCGTCGACATTGGTCGCCGGAATGTCCCCACGGGCATTCGCCTCGGAAGACAACACGATTCAAGTCGCGTTAGTGGGTTGCGGCGGACGGGGAACGGGAGCGGCTGCCAATGCCCTTTCCGTGAAAAACGGACCGATCAAGTTGGTCGCCATGGCCGACGTATTCGAGGATCGGCAGTCAGATAGCTACAACGGCCTCGCAGCCAAATTTTCTGATCAACCCAATAAAGTCGACGTACCGGAAGAACGTCGTTTCATCGGTTTTGAAGCGTACAAGCAGGCGATGGATTGTTTGAAGCCGGGCGACGTCGTGATCCTCGCTACACCTCCCGCATTTCGTTGGGTGCAATTCACCTATGCCATCGAAAAAGGCCTGAACGTCTTCATGGAGAAGCCGGTCACGGTCGACGGCCCCACTTCGCGGAAGATGTTCGCCTTGGGTGAAGAATCGGCAAAGCGCAATCTAAAAGTTGGTGTTGGTCTGATGTGCCGTCACTGCGATGCACGCGCTGAATTGCACGAACGAATCCAGCAGGGAGAAATCGGCGAGATCTTGGAGTTGCGAGCCTACCGCATGGCGGGCCCCACCGGATCAGCTGCTGTGGGTCCCAAACCGGCCGACGCGAATGAACTGGAATACCAGATTCGCAACTTCCACGCGTTTCTGTGGGCCAGTGGCGGCGCCTTTAGCGACTTCTTGATTCACAATATCGATGAATGTTGCTGGATGAAGAACGCCTTCCCCATCGAGGCCAAAGCTTCTGGGGGGCGGCAATATCGCGGCAATGATGTCGACCAAAACTTCGACAGTTATTCGGTGGAATATACTTTCGAAGATGGAACGAAGTTGATGCTCAACGGCCGGACGATTCCCGGTTGCCATCATGAATTCGCCAGCTATGCCCACGGAACCAAAGGGGCAGCGGTGATTTCCACAGCTTCACACTCGCCGGCGAAATGCCGCATCTACAAGGGTTGGAATCTGGACGAGAAAAACCTCGTCTGGGCCTATCCGCAGCCGGAGAAAAGCCCCTATCAACTGGAGTGGGACCATTTGATCGATGCGATTCGCAACGACAAGCCCTACAACGAAGTGCAGCGGGGTGTCGAGGCATCGCTGGTGACCTCCATGGGTCGGATGGCGGCGCACACCGGAAAAATTATTACCCGCGACCAAATCCTGAATGGCGATCACGAATTCGCCCCGGTTGTCGATCAATTGGCTCTGGGAGGCGAAGCCCCGTTGGTGGCAGACAGCAACGGCAAATACCCCATCCCGTTGCCGGGACTGCTCCGTCGCGAGTACTAA
- a CDS encoding serine/threonine protein kinase → MASVPTRLGPFELKKQIGAGGMGVVYSAIYTKNGKKVALKLLPADLNEDIRLVKRFERELKVLQKMRHKNIVLCFGGGRKGAQKFYAMEYVDGGSMADLIRKKGRLTWEETIDYSLQLCAALEHAHDHGVVHRDLKPANLFLTKKGMLKLGDFGLARTNDATQLTAAGKTMGTFAYMSPEQICGKPPISHKTDLYAMGCVMFEMLTGKPPFMSDNPATLFHMHLSEQPPRVRAENMDCPIWLESVVQDLLAKPVDNRPLDALAVATQLEMVREKVAKQTSILENQATEKATVAGGDIDTAVAKDLLRRKKKKKRKPQLDTPIFEKTWFLVGALALLLLVVTYAVWPESPKQMFAKAEALMKTGESVDQRKALKDYLLPLAQEYPNEEFSPQVLVYIDEVEMRKAEESILTRSKVGLTEPKSEAERLYVRAYEFEQFGDRISALERYQSIVKILDENDETARPFVNLSHRQIKKIESGDTNDNRVELVRDALDRADNLYLNGETIKAKGVWKSVIALYQDNRELAPLVQRARDRQLEVDGGGVPNRPGENDAASTQ, encoded by the coding sequence ATGGCAAGCGTTCCGACACGGCTTGGTCCGTTTGAGCTGAAAAAACAGATTGGCGCCGGCGGAATGGGCGTTGTGTATAGCGCCATCTATACCAAAAACGGCAAGAAAGTTGCGCTGAAACTCTTGCCAGCCGATTTGAATGAAGACATCCGGTTGGTGAAGCGGTTCGAGCGGGAATTGAAGGTGCTGCAGAAAATGCGGCACAAAAACATCGTGCTCTGTTTCGGTGGCGGTCGCAAAGGAGCGCAAAAATTCTATGCCATGGAATACGTCGACGGCGGATCGATGGCGGACTTGATCCGCAAAAAAGGCCGGTTGACCTGGGAAGAGACGATCGATTATTCGCTGCAGTTGTGCGCCGCTTTGGAGCACGCGCACGACCATGGTGTGGTTCATCGCGATTTGAAACCGGCGAATTTGTTTCTCACCAAAAAGGGAATGCTCAAGCTGGGCGATTTTGGTTTGGCGCGAACCAACGATGCCACCCAACTGACAGCCGCCGGCAAGACGATGGGGACATTCGCCTATATGTCGCCTGAGCAGATTTGCGGCAAGCCACCGATATCGCACAAGACCGACTTGTATGCGATGGGCTGCGTGATGTTTGAAATGCTGACCGGCAAACCGCCGTTCATGTCGGACAACCCGGCGACGCTGTTTCACATGCATCTGAGTGAACAACCCCCGCGGGTGCGGGCGGAAAACATGGACTGTCCGATCTGGTTGGAATCTGTCGTGCAGGACTTGTTGGCCAAGCCGGTCGACAATCGTCCGCTTGATGCACTGGCCGTGGCGACACAGTTGGAAATGGTCCGGGAAAAAGTCGCTAAACAGACGAGTATATTGGAAAATCAGGCGACGGAAAAAGCGACCGTGGCCGGCGGCGATATCGATACGGCGGTGGCGAAGGATTTATTGCGGAGAAAAAAGAAGAAAAAACGCAAGCCGCAGTTGGACACACCGATTTTTGAAAAAACGTGGTTCCTAGTCGGCGCATTGGCCCTGCTGTTGTTGGTCGTGACGTATGCGGTTTGGCCTGAAAGCCCAAAGCAAATGTTTGCCAAAGCCGAAGCGTTGATGAAGACCGGCGAGAGCGTCGATCAACGAAAAGCGCTCAAGGATTACTTGCTACCATTGGCCCAGGAGTATCCTAATGAGGAATTCTCGCCCCAAGTCCTCGTGTATATTGATGAAGTCGAAATGCGCAAAGCTGAGGAAAGTATTCTAACGCGTTCAAAAGTTGGACTCACCGAACCAAAGAGCGAAGCAGAACGGTTGTATGTGCGAGCCTACGAATTCGAACAATTCGGCGACCGTATCTCTGCCTTGGAGAGATACCAAAGCATCGTCAAAATTTTGGATGAGAACGATGAAACGGCACGACCCTTTGTGAATTTATCGCACCGGCAGATTAAGAAAATTGAAAGTGGAGACACAAACGACAACCGCGTGGAGTTGGTTCGAGACGCTTTAGACCGGGCAGATAACCTTTATCTCAACGGCGAAACCATCAAGGCTAAGGGGGTCTGGAAATCGGTCATTGCCCTCTACCAAGACAATCGAGAACTGGCTCCCTTGGTGCAACGGGCGCGGGATCGCCAATTGGAAGTCGATGGCGGCGGAGTGCCAAATCGGCCGGGCGAAAATGACGCAGCCTCGACTCAATAA
- a CDS encoding CehA/McbA family metallohydrolase, giving the protein MLQVKRFFQTVVFAAVLFTGVATNNAASAAEGNFPEFIAVEKQPFVAATDRLLEGLEYVGVPLSDADLQAIEAAKKLPDDRDCVAAIQKVLDKRSLAAVRINAESRVSVGEGPAPKELIEQGWRTFLIKVHNEAGITAKLVADSPNAQPVYMRGKGARQRPQTEQKLVPAGAGESRFLDINMFDKQPLKPTLSGLEAEYRIIQLYSRDVGKREAKLAFNVGQGTQDLGFRNAVPILFDSVPAVEVTLGIKDFDGEPTTASLIIRDEKGRVYPNPARRMAPDFFFHDQIYRADGESVHLPPGEYTVVFNRGPEYYVDTFPLTVKSDVKSQQADFKLRRWTHPAKQRWFSGDHHVHAAGCAHYDSPTEGVTPADMMRHILGEDLNVGCVLSWGPCWYTQKQYFEGKTSALSRPNYLMRYDVEVSGFPSSHAGHLCLLRLNEDDYEGTELIEEWPSWTLPVLAWGKKQGGVVGYSHSGWGLELPDYDDRGNRVPNKKGKAADKLPDYAMPPFDGIGANEYIVTVTHDVCDFISAVDTPSIWELNIWYHTLNCGYRARISGETDFPCIYGDKVGLGRIYVKLPEDQELNYDNWVAGLKDGRSYCGDGLSHIVDFKVNNVGVGEAGSGGEISQLDIPEAGTVKVEFDVSALLAEEPTPETERIRNRRLDEKPYWHLERARVGETRTVPVEVIVNGYPVATKHIVADGKTQHLSFGVKIDKSSWIAVRILPSVHTNPVFVQVGDKPIRASRRSAQWCLDAVDVCWDRKEGRIGVRRPEEKQQAADAYQKARESYKKILEESAAE; this is encoded by the coding sequence ATGCTCCAAGTCAAACGGTTTTTCCAGACAGTGGTTTTCGCAGCAGTACTATTCACTGGAGTCGCGACGAATAATGCCGCTTCGGCGGCTGAGGGAAATTTCCCCGAATTCATTGCCGTGGAAAAGCAGCCCTTTGTCGCCGCGACCGACCGCTTGCTGGAGGGTCTCGAATACGTCGGCGTGCCGTTGAGCGACGCTGACTTGCAGGCCATCGAAGCGGCAAAAAAACTCCCCGATGATCGTGACTGTGTGGCGGCGATTCAAAAAGTCCTCGACAAACGCTCACTGGCAGCCGTGCGGATCAACGCCGAAAGCCGCGTCTCGGTGGGCGAAGGGCCGGCCCCCAAAGAATTGATCGAACAAGGTTGGCGGACGTTCCTCATCAAGGTGCACAACGAAGCAGGCATCACCGCTAAACTGGTCGCGGACAGCCCCAACGCCCAACCGGTCTATATGCGCGGCAAGGGGGCGCGTCAGCGACCACAAACCGAGCAGAAACTCGTTCCTGCCGGTGCGGGTGAGTCACGGTTCCTTGACATCAACATGTTCGACAAACAACCACTCAAACCAACCCTCTCAGGATTGGAAGCTGAGTATCGGATCATCCAGCTTTACAGCCGTGACGTGGGCAAACGAGAAGCCAAGTTGGCATTCAACGTAGGGCAGGGGACCCAGGACCTCGGATTTCGCAATGCCGTACCAATCTTGTTCGATAGCGTGCCGGCGGTCGAGGTGACGTTGGGTATCAAGGACTTCGATGGCGAACCGACCACAGCGTCGCTCATCATTCGCGACGAGAAAGGACGCGTCTATCCCAATCCCGCACGCCGCATGGCGCCGGACTTTTTCTTTCACGATCAAATCTATCGTGCAGACGGCGAGTCGGTCCACCTGCCACCGGGTGAGTATACAGTCGTCTTCAATCGCGGCCCGGAATATTATGTCGACACCTTCCCCTTGACCGTCAAATCAGACGTGAAGAGTCAACAGGCCGACTTCAAATTGCGACGTTGGACGCATCCGGCCAAACAACGCTGGTTCTCCGGCGACCATCACGTCCACGCCGCCGGTTGCGCGCATTACGACAGCCCAACCGAAGGGGTCACGCCGGCCGATATGATGCGACACATTCTCGGCGAAGACCTCAACGTCGGTTGCGTACTCAGTTGGGGGCCTTGCTGGTACACGCAAAAGCAATATTTCGAAGGCAAGACCTCTGCCTTGTCGCGGCCCAACTATTTAATGCGGTATGACGTCGAGGTCAGTGGATTCCCCTCGTCCCATGCCGGACATCTCTGCTTGTTGCGGCTCAACGAAGACGACTACGAAGGGACTGAACTCATCGAAGAATGGCCGAGTTGGACGTTGCCCGTTTTGGCCTGGGGGAAAAAACAAGGGGGCGTCGTCGGCTACAGCCACAGCGGTTGGGGCTTGGAGTTGCCCGACTACGACGATCGCGGTAACCGCGTGCCGAACAAAAAAGGCAAAGCGGCGGACAAGCTCCCCGACTATGCGATGCCTCCCTTTGACGGCATCGGCGCTAACGAATACATCGTGACCGTCACCCACGACGTCTGCGACTTCATCTCCGCCGTCGACACCCCATCGATTTGGGAATTGAACATCTGGTACCACACGCTCAACTGCGGGTACCGCGCTCGCATCAGCGGCGAAACCGATTTCCCCTGCATCTATGGTGACAAAGTCGGACTGGGTCGCATTTATGTCAAACTCCCCGAAGACCAGGAACTGAATTACGACAACTGGGTTGCCGGCCTGAAGGATGGCCGCAGTTACTGCGGCGACGGGTTGAGTCATATCGTTGATTTCAAAGTCAACAATGTCGGCGTCGGCGAAGCGGGCAGCGGCGGAGAAATCAGCCAGTTGGATATCCCCGAAGCAGGCACGGTTAAAGTTGAGTTTGACGTCTCCGCATTACTAGCTGAAGAACCAACGCCCGAAACCGAACGAATCCGCAATCGACGCCTCGACGAAAAACCGTATTGGCATCTCGAACGCGCACGAGTCGGCGAGACACGGACCGTGCCGGTAGAAGTCATCGTCAACGGCTATCCCGTTGCGACAAAACACATCGTGGCTGACGGCAAGACGCAGCATTTGAGTTTTGGTGTCAAGATCGACAAATCGAGTTGGATCGCTGTGCGAATTTTGCCCTCGGTGCACACCAACCCGGTGTTCGTGCAAGTCGGCGACAAACCGATTCGCGCCAGCCGCCGCAGCGCACAATGGTGCTTGGATGCGGTCGACGTTTGCTGGGATCGTAAAGAAGGCCGCATCGGTGTTCGCCGCCCGGAAGAAAAACAACAAGCTGCCGACGCCTACCAAAAAGCGAGAGAAAGTTACAAAAAAATCCTGGAAGAATCAGCCGCCGAGTGA
- a CDS encoding type I 3-dehydroquinate dehydratase → MICIPIAPESHTLARADLYNAEPQCDVVEIRLDCLHKTPNVAKLIEGRRKPVMISCRRQEDGGSWNRDEQERVTVLRQAIADGPEFVDIDVDIAAKIPRYGPTMRIVSFTHSQGSLPDLKTIYQRACDADADMVRFTAPTPTLEAAWPLLLALNFQGKAPVIVSGTGDAGLTLALTSCKLGSPFIYAALERGMEVQEGQISVRELEATYRWRDISQQTHLVAVMGFDVPQIKTVRALNAAFAHSHLNIRCLPVETQLLERMMQMLEKLHIKAALLDPKNRETMLRLADHIENSAEISQQADMLLKSDKGWTAYSTLWRSALKALETTLGPARGDQKPLDHRNVLVVGGNSTARAAIYASKRRDTILSITAGDDKRAQLLSQLFNLRYVPTANLFSTLCDVIISTESEFEPGRKTKLPASFLRDSMAVMDLDGMPEDTPFIQEARSRYCKVVEPVKISVEQLASQFTAISGQPAPLEVLETALKAE, encoded by the coding sequence ATGATCTGTATCCCCATTGCGCCGGAATCGCACACGTTGGCTCGGGCCGACTTGTACAATGCCGAGCCACAGTGCGACGTCGTTGAAATCCGGCTGGACTGCCTGCACAAGACACCCAATGTGGCCAAGCTAATCGAAGGCCGCCGCAAACCGGTGATGATTTCTTGCCGCCGTCAAGAGGATGGTGGTTCTTGGAACCGCGATGAGCAGGAACGCGTGACGGTTCTACGACAAGCGATTGCTGATGGACCGGAGTTCGTGGATATCGACGTCGACATCGCCGCCAAGATTCCCCGTTACGGACCGACGATGCGGATCGTCAGTTTTACGCATTCGCAAGGCTCGTTGCCCGACCTTAAGACAATCTACCAGCGGGCGTGTGATGCCGACGCCGACATGGTGAGATTCACCGCTCCCACGCCGACGCTCGAGGCCGCTTGGCCGTTGCTGTTGGCGCTGAACTTCCAAGGCAAGGCGCCGGTCATCGTTAGCGGAACAGGCGATGCCGGGCTGACGCTGGCACTGACGAGTTGCAAGTTGGGATCGCCGTTTATTTATGCCGCGCTCGAACGGGGTATGGAGGTCCAAGAGGGGCAAATCAGTGTCCGTGAACTGGAAGCGACGTATCGCTGGCGAGATATTTCGCAGCAAACCCACCTGGTGGCTGTGATGGGATTTGATGTGCCGCAAATAAAGACCGTACGCGCCCTCAACGCAGCCTTCGCCCACTCACATCTCAACATCCGCTGCTTACCGGTCGAAACACAATTGTTGGAACGGATGATGCAGATGCTGGAAAAACTGCATATCAAAGCAGCACTGCTCGACCCTAAGAATCGCGAAACCATGCTGCGTCTCGCCGACCACATTGAAAATTCGGCAGAGATCTCACAGCAAGCCGACATGCTGCTGAAGTCCGACAAAGGTTGGACAGCTTACAGCACGCTGTGGCGGTCCGCGCTCAAGGCCTTGGAAACGACACTCGGCCCCGCGCGCGGCGATCAAAAACCACTCGATCACCGCAACGTGTTGGTCGTCGGCGGCAATTCCACAGCCCGTGCTGCCATCTACGCCAGCAAACGCCGCGACACAATCCTCAGCATCACAGCCGGAGACGACAAACGCGCACAGTTATTATCGCAATTGTTCAACCTCCGCTACGTCCCCACAGCCAACCTGTTCTCCACGCTGTGCGATGTGATCATCTCCACCGAAAGCGAATTTGAACCAGGGCGAAAAACCAAATTGCCCGCTAGTTTTCTGCGAGATTCGATGGCCGTCATGGACCTCGACGGCATGCCTGAAGACACACCGTTTATCCAAGAAGCACGCTCACGGTACTGCAAAGTCGTCGAACCGGTCAAAATCTCTGTCGAACAACTCGCCTCACAATTCACCGCCATCTCCGGCCAACCCGCACCGCTGGAAGTCCTCGAAACGGCATTGAAGGCGGAGTGA